One region of Lactobacillus johnsonii genomic DNA includes:
- a CDS encoding HIRAN domain-containing protein, whose translation MSMYRNDDILITDLMDRISNLENQMTELKKIYYKQSGESHSTFLYGCEVRGSDYLHLEDRIVPRLKENDPVLLMREADNKYDKNAISVTTPSGLKLGYVPHEHNLIFSRLIDAGNLLFGRVKTFHWDGKNLELVIKVYLAS comes from the coding sequence ATGAGTATGTACAGAAATGATGATATTTTAATTACAGATTTGATGGATCGAATTAGTAATTTGGAAAATCAAATGACTGAATTAAAAAAGATATACTATAAACAATCTGGAGAAAGTCATAGTACATTTCTATATGGATGTGAGGTACGTGGTTCGGACTATTTGCATTTAGAAGATAGGATAGTTCCTCGCTTAAAGGAAAACGACCCAGTTTTACTAATGCGTGAAGCAGATAATAAATACGATAAGAATGCAATTTCTGTTACTACACCTTCTGGCCTGAAACTGGGCTATGTTCCACACGAACATAATTTGATATTTAGTCGCTTAATTGATGCAGGAAATCTTTTATTTGGTCGTGTAAAAACTTTCCATTGGGATGGTAAAAATTTGGAATTAGTAATTAAGGTTTATTTGGCAAGTTAG